One Solanum pennellii chromosome 9, SPENNV200 DNA segment encodes these proteins:
- the LOC107031719 gene encoding histone H1-like, translating into MVSATASAKKTSAPKKPRSHPPYVEMISEAITTLKERTGSSQVAIAKFIEEKQKGLPPNFRKLLLVQLKKLVASGKLTKIKSSFKVSPVVKPAAVVKPKKAPAPATKKKSTSTTATAAAKSKVTAPKKKVVVKKAKPAAAAAPAKKAKKPATAPAKAKKTPVKKAAVAKVKKTPAKKVVKKPKTIKSPAKKAKK; encoded by the exons ATGGTGTCTGCTACTGCATCTGCGAAGAAAACTTCTGCACCGAAGAAACCCAGATCTCATCCTCCTTATGTTGAG ATGATATCTGAAGCAATAACTACGTTGAAGGAAAGAACTGGATCGAGTCAAGTGGCGATAGCCAAGTTTATTGAGGAAAAGCAAAAGGGTTTGCCTCCAAACTTCAGGAAGCttttgttggttcaattgaagaAGCTTGTTGCTTCAGgaaaactaactaaaatcaaGAGCTCTTTTAAGGTTTCCCCTGTTGTGAAACCTGCCGCCGTTGTGAAGCCAAAGAAGGCACCGGCTCCGGCAACAAAGAAGAAATCCACCTCCACAACCGCAACTGCTGCCGCAAAGTCGAAAGTGACAGCCCCGAAGAAGAAAGTTGTAGTGAAGAAAGCCAAACCTGCAGCAGCAGCAGCACCAGCAAAGAAAGCGAAGAAGCCAGCTACTGCTCCGGCTAAAGCGAAGAAAACCCCAGTGAAGAAAGCCGCAGTTGCTAAAGTGAAGAAAACTCCAGCGAAGAAAGTTGTGAAGAAGCCGAAAACTATTAAGTCTCCGGCTAAGAAAGCGAAGAAATGA